A region of Triplophysa rosa linkage group LG16, Trosa_1v2, whole genome shotgun sequence DNA encodes the following proteins:
- the gmpr gene encoding GMP reductase 1 — MDTTGTFEMAQVLSKHTLFTAIQKHYSLEEWKTFATSHPECLEHVAASSGSGAADLEKLSSILEAIPLIKYICLDVANGYSEHFVEFVKKVHEKFPNHTIMAGNVVTGEMVEELILSGADIIKVGIGPGSVCTTRIKTGVGYPQLSAVIECADSAHGLKGHILSDGGCSCPGDVAKAFGAGADFVMLGGMLAGHDQCAGDVIEKDGKKFKLFYGMSSDTAMKKYVGGVAEYRASEGRSVQVPYKGDVENTIRDILGGLRSTCTYVGAAKLKELSRRTTFIRVTQQSSQMFT; from the exons ATGGACACCACTGGCACATTCGAGATGGCACAGGTGCTGAGCAAG cacACCCTCTTTACAGCCATCCAGAAGCATTACTCCCTGGAGGAGTGGAAGACCTTTGCTACCAGCCATCCAGAGTGCCTAGAG CATGTTGCTGCCAGCTCAGGCAGCGGAGCAGCAGACCTGGAGAAGCTGTCCAGCATCCTGGAAGCCATTCCTCTCATCAAGTACATCTGCCTGGACGTGGCCAACGGCTACTCAGAACACTTTGTGGAGTTTGTAAAAAAAGTTCATGAGAAGTTCCCAAACCATACTATTATG GCAGGAAATGTGGTGACAGGTGAGATGGTGGAGGAGCTCATTCTGTCTGGTGCTGACATCATTAAAGTGGGCATTGGGCCAG GTTCAGTGTGCACTACACGCATTAAGACCGGTGTGGGTTATCCGCAGCTGAGCGCTGTCATTGAGTGCGCTGACTCAGCCCACGGACTCAAAGGCCACATCCTCTCT GATGGAGGCTGCAGTTGCCCAGGGGATGTTGCCAAAGCTTTTG GTGCAGGGGCAGATTTTGTCATGCTGGGAGGGATGCTTGCTGGTCACGATCAGTGTGCTGGTGACGTCATTGAGAAGGACGGCAAGAAGTTCAAGCTTTTTTACGGGATGAGTTCAGACACAGCCATGAAGAAGTATGTTGGGGGAGTAGCCGAGTACAG GGCGTCAGAGGGCAGGTCAGTCCAAGTGCCTTACAAGGGCGATGTGGAAAACACCATAAGGGACATCTTGGGCGGCTTGCGGTCCACCTGCACATACGTAGGAGCTGCCAAACTCAAAGAACTGAGCCGCAGGACGACGTTCATCAGAGTCACGCAGCAGTCCAGCCAAATGTTCACCTAG